TTTCCGCGGGTGAGCGGCGGTGGgacggagggaggaatggagccgggaaccggggggaagggagggagcggaggcttcataaacacccggGAAAGGCCCCTCGGCAGGAAGAGACCCTGCAGGCCCCGTGTTTGCAGCTGATGGGCTTTTATCCAGATCGGGCCCAGTTCCATTGTCCCCATCTTCGTTCAGCGGGGAGCAGAGCGCATGAGCGGCCATCTTGGTGCCGTCACGGAAAGTAGGAGGAGCTTCAGGGTTCTggtgaccaggagagaaaatgtTTGACTCATTGATTGAATGGTCCGGGAGAACGGGCGCCCTCTTCAGggtgagggcggggggaggggaattgCTGCAAAGCGCATGTGCGCCCATCCCAATAACAGAAGAATAAGATTATCAGAATTATTAGCAGTAAGAGGCCATTCGGACAATTGTGGCTCATTTGATCATtgtcttaactccattttccttcagACAATGAACCTTCCTCACCTTTTACTCCCCTGCCAGTAAAAATGGTGTATAatgcagccttgaataaattcaatggccacgcctccactgctcactgggcagagaattccaccggctactggccctctgagagaagcaatttctcctcatttctgtcttagaCACTGATTTTTAAACTTTCCTTGCAGTGGAAGATTTCCTGTTGaggagaaacatcctttcagcacctGTCAAGCACCCTCAGAATCCTCTCTGCTGCTGTAAGATTATCTTTCATTTATCTAAAGTACAATCAGTATATGCACACCCTGGCCAACCTTTCCATCATAAAACAAACCCCTTCATGCCAGGAATCAGCTTAGTGACCcttgtctgaactgcttccaatgtaagTGTATCCCATAGTAATCCTAGGCCAGGAAATGGGGAGAGAGTTTTTATGAATTTATATCTTGGACTTTGGAAACTCCGTTTACAGGGAGATAgatggggaggatttacacacagcaatctGAGATAAAGAAAAAATGTTACTCTCTGACCACAATTGACACATGACTCTTGTAATCTCATTTTACAGGGAGTTAGAAGATTTGAAAACTGTGATTTTTCTCTGATTCCAGTGCTTCTGATATCTTTGCAGCTGCAGACTCCATAGGAGGTTTTACATTTGAAATCCGTGAAATTGTTCCAGAAGTGAGTATTATTGAGCATTCATCTATAATTTAGAGTTTTTAGAATTGTGCTTTGTTGTCTGTGCTCTGGTTTCTGGGCTCTGGGGCAGGTTTGTCTCCTTTACTGTGGATCTGAATTCAAGTTCACACATTGCTCTGTTTCAGCTCTGCCCTCCCTCATCACCTCTCTGCCATTGTTCAACTTCTGCCTCTAATAGGGTATTTATTTTAACCATGTTTAGTATTTTACTGTTATTTCTTCCAATGTGTCTGAATGAAGTTGTCACTGCAGGCCATCCCTTGGCTATGTGCTGCTGATTTACCATCTTTATCTTCCCATGGTCAGGAATTGTTTTTCCTGCACTCGAGATCATTTCTCTTCTGTCCATCAGCTGATATTAACCATCAAATTCTGCACCATATTTATTCCCTGGAATTGAAGATTTGAGATtagtatcagaccagccatgaacttattaaatggtggagcagacttgatgggctgaatgaccgtctcctgctcctatttcttgggaTGTCACAATATCTTGGTCAAGATCAGGAAATGCTGAGTGTCGATCTGTTGATCAACATGAATTAGCAGCTTCAGGAGAATAGGGAGGGTGAATATGGAGTGAGAATGGACggaccaagagagagagagtgtgagtttgTACAGATGCGTGCGTGgaaatttacagcttttggggaacgAGCGAGGAAAGCATGTTCCACtgcaactagaattgtctgttctgaatttctgagcTGTACTGACCGTGATGACATTTGTAAACTCCTTTAACAGGATATTCAAAGGGGAAGATTTGCAGCAAGAAATCTCAAACCAAACTTCACATTGAGATCTAACAGAGACACTCGATTCGTTAGCACGGGGGAAACCATCGGCCGTTTTACCAtccgtgtgactggaaaagcaccgagacacaccatggggaaaccgtggaaatgtggggattgtgggatgGAATTCATTTTTCCCGTCtgtgctggaaactcatcgacgtactcacaccagggagagactgttcatttgctctcagtgtgggaagggatttactgtttcatccaacctgctgacacagcgGCGAGTTCGCACCGGGGagacgccattcacctgctcagtgtgtcgGCAAGGATTCAtagattcatccaacctgctgacacaccagggggttcacactgaggagaagccACTCACCTGCTCAGTGTTGAGAAGGGATTTACTAATTCATCCaacttgctgacacaccagcgagttcacgccgcaatgaggccattcacctgcaaagtgtgcaggaagagatttattaattcatccaacttggtaacacaccagcgaattcacactggggagaagccgtttacCTGCTCTGTGTGTCGGAAGCGATTTGTTAATTCATCCAACTTGGTAACACacccagcgacttcacactggggagagaccattcacctgctctgtgtgtcagAAGGGATTTGTAATTCATCCAACTTGGtaacacaccagcgacttcacactggggagcgaccattcacctgctctgtgtgtcagAAGAGGATTTgttaattcatccaacctgctcagacaccagcgagttcacactaggGAGAAGCCGTTttcctgctccacgtgtgggaaaggattcagtagtACATCctacctgcagaaacaccagcgagttcacaagtaattacaaggggttggattctgctgatcTTTGCTGCTCTTGATCACATCCAGGATTGAACCATGGTCATTATGACAGTGGGTGAAGTGGGAGAGCAGAAGGTTTTCTCTGTGGGCTGGCCAGTCTTCCAATGTTCACTCCAGTGGGATGATATTCTTTAAGCGAGAGCAtatttccactgaaatgatccacagGAGCAGATGGAATACATTAATTTTATCCTGGATagtacataggaacataagaattagtACAAGTACACAATtctacccttcgagcctgctccgccattcaatcagatcacggccAATCTGttcctcaaatccacctccccatctgttccccatatccctttaatccatttttatgatcagaaatctatctatcttcttcttgaaaccatttaatgactcaaattccaccgcactgtggggcagcgagttccaccaaTTCACCCAGATCCCATAATTGTCCTTTCTATTTTTCAGACTAAATGGATAACCtgacacttatctacattaaacaccatctgccaaattttggcccaatctcccagACTATCTATATCCGTCTATAAAATCTCCAGGATCTTCATCCCAaactacttaaggaagtggctctggaaataggagATCcaatggtggtcattttccaaaattctttagactctggaattgttcctacagattggagggtagcgaatgtaaccctgctattcaaacagggaggtagagagaaaacagggaactatagaccagtgagcctgacatcagtaggagggaagttgctggagtccattatcaaggatttcatagcacagcatttggaaagcagtggtgtaatcggacaaagtcagcatggatttacaaaaggtagcgtgctctttccaagagccagtgctgactcgatgggctgaatggcctccttctgcactggagattCTATGATACTCGACAGATAAATACACAAACTTCAAGATATGCGAGAAAGAAGAATAGAAAAGATGCGGGCCGCACTTACTCCTGGGATTCCGAGGCATCACAGGACTTGGCGGGCTGCAAGATGGCGGGGGCGAGTCCTCCTTCTCAAATGCTGAACACGCTGCCGACAGCAGCCGCATTGGAGCGGCTGAATTAGGAAACACCGTTAGAGTTTGGCAGGCGAGCTGAAGAGGTCAGTGGATGAATCTCTTGCTCATATGTCCGTGAAAATCGAAAATATGGGCAAAATTCTAGAAGCACCTGGATCCCAGTTAAAAATACGatgttgtatctgtaaaatctTCTCAGACACTTTCAACCAGTGTATAAGTCAAAGGTTTTACCCAAATGTCTTTATTGTCGAGGCAAATAAAGGACTACACAATATAAAATCAAACTAACTTTATTAAACAACAATATTTACCCTTAAGTTAACTCAATAACATTTACCAAAGATGCCCAAGATTGGTTTTACTACCCGTAAAGATGACTCCGGTTGAGACGTGGGTTTGATTTCTCTGAATCTTTCAGGCCCGTCGTTGTGAAGGTGGGTCTCACACGCTGCTTGTTTCAACCTCTGGTCAGACGTCTCGATTGCCTCTGCGTGGAGTTTTCGCCACTGGTGTGTTTTGGGGCATCTACCtttatccctctccctccccacctttcCAGAAACATCTCTGGCTTCTGGCAATGAGGTCTCTGGAGGGTGTCCCAACACCCAATGGTGTGACAGGACACCGGGGTCCGCCCCCAGGTATCCATCTCCGGTGGTGCTGCTGCACAGAACTTGTTGCCACATAAGCTAATGGCAGGGACTCTGGGTGCCCGAGAGTCTGGCTCGGTCTGGGCTACCCCCAAACAAATCGGTGTGTATCAAAGtgtgtctaacaggaaacaaagagtgggaataaatgagtgctattctggctggcaatcagtgacgagtggtgtgcctcagggatcggtgttggggcctcagggatcggtgttgggaccacaattatttacaatttatatagacgatttggagttgggaactacgtgtaaggtatccacgtttgcagatgacacgaggtgtgtggcagagcaagtGTACTGAgtactgtaaaaccttacagaggaacattgacacattgagtgagtgggcaaaggttctGGCAGattggagtataatgtcaataagtgtgaagtcatgcattttggtaggagtaaacaatagaacggattattacttaaatggtaaaaagttgcagctgctatgcagagggactggGTTGTACTGTGTGCCATAAGTCAGAGAaggtggtctgcaggtgcaacaagtaattaggaaggcaaatggaattttgtccttcattgcgaaggggattgagtttaaaagtagagaggtaatgttgcaggtgtataaggtgctggtgaggccacacctggagtactgtgtgcagttttggtctcccaacttgagaaaggatgtgccagCACTAGAGggctgcagaggaggttcactaggctgattcgcGAGTTGacggggttatcgtatgaggagaggctgagtagattgggattatattcactggaattcagaggttgagggggaatctaatcgaaacatataaattttgatgggaatggataagatagaagtagaaaggatgtttccactggtaggtgaaagtttaggacaagagggcatagcctcaagattagggggagcagatttaggacagacatcaggaggaacttcttcactcagagggtggttaaagtatggaattcctaCAGAAAGGAGTAGTagccgctacttcattgaatatatttaaagatacgggtcgatgtttttttgaaaaataaaggatatacgggatatggcgagaatgcgggtaagtggttctgagacaggaaaagatcagccgtgatcttatagaatggcggagctcgaagggccggacggtctacttctgctcctagttcttatgtcttaTGTAAGGACTCTAGGTATCCTGATGTTTATCGACAGGGCAGCTCCAGACACGTTCTGGCCGTTTGTCTGTGGGTTGCGTATTGACTTTGGCCAAGTCCGAATTCCCGTCAGCCTGCGAGAGGTTTGGACTGTAGATTAATTGGAGTGATCAATCTTTAATttaagatatccaatttaatcgggaTCAAAACTAGGCCCTGTCAAGTTTCCACAATGGAAATTGCCTTATCTGATCACAGCGATTGGATCTTCTTCATTAGAAAACCAGTCTATCTCAGTGGTGGGAATTATAACAGTCTAAGGGCTAAATTGAATGACTTAGAAAACACCCTGATCATGTAGTCtgactgagggggtggagggcaaaCCCCCAGGAATATTTTCACCAACGTGATTTTCAAAATGGTGGGCAAAACATGTGCTCGGCGCCCCCTTCCCGGAACTGGATTGTGCATATGCGACTGAGACCGCGTGCTGGGGAACCCCCGCGTGCAGTTATTGTTCAGTTCATCATTTTAAGaaggaggcagcagggtagcatggtggttagcataaatgctcacagctccagggtcccaggttcgtattcccggctgggtcgctgtctgtgcggagtctgcacgtctccccccctgtgtgcgtgggtttcctccgggtgctccggtttcctcccacagtccaaagatgtgcggtttaggtggatggccatgctaaattgcccgtagtgtctaataaaagtaaggttaagtgtgGGGGGTTGtcggttacaggtatagggtggatccgtgggtttgagtagggtgatcatggctcggcacaacatgagggccgaagggcctgttctgtgctgtactgttctagttcTATGAGGAAACAGTCCTTCACTGGGCCACGGAGCACCAGGAAGGCCCTCTCCGTGGTTATACCAGGACGTCAGTGCGGAACCCTGGTTGAACAAAAGGGTGATGACTGGGGTGAAAAAATGTTTTACATGAAAGAGTAGTCAGTTTGGCTTGATCTATCCAACCCCCTCCTTGTGTGTGTCGGGGAATGGATCGGCTTCTTCAACTCTCCTGAAGATGCAAATTAATTTGTTTCAGAATCTCAATTAGAACTCTGTTTGATTTCTCCTGATTGGAGTTATTCTGTGTGGTGACGTTCGGAAGTTCTTAACTGTGTCTGGCTATATCAGAGTTACTGTGttttgaggttcaggagttttacATTGTATAAAATTTAGGTATGAAGTTATTGTTGGATTTTACACGTGTTGTACTTTTTCTTCTTCGCACTCTGGTTGCATTGTGAATTAATCTGTGTAGAGTTTTTCTTTGAGTCTATGGTTGAGTGGAGACCCTCCCAGCTCAGGATGAGGTTAgctgatgggagggacggcgaggggctgatgggagggacggcgaggtgctgatgggagggacggcgaggtgctgactgcgaggtgctgatgggagggacggcgaggtgctgatgggagggacggcgaggcgctgatgggagggacggcgaggtgctgatgggagggacggcgaggtgccgacgggagggacggcgaggtgctgacgggagggacggcgaggtgctgacgggagggacggcgaggtgccgacgggagggacggcgaggtgccgacgggagggacggcgaggtgccgACGGGAGGACGGCGAGGTGccacgggagggacggcgaggtgccgacgggagggacggcgaggtgccgacggagggacggcgaggtgccgacgggagggacggcgaggcgctgacggcgaggtgctgacggagggacggcgaggtgccgcgcggagggacggcgaggtgacGGCgagtgctgacgggagggacggcgaggtgccgacgggagggacggcgaggtgccgacggagggacggcgaggtgctgacggcgaggtgctgacgggagggacggcgaggtgctgacgggagggcggcgaggtgctgacggaggacggcgaggtgctgacggagggacggcgaggcgctgacgggagggacggcgaggtgctgacgggagggacggcgaggtgctgacgggagggacggcgaggtgctgacggagggacggcgaggagctgacgggagggacggcgaggtgctgatgggagggacggcgaggctgctgatgggagggacggcgaggtgctgacgggagggacggcgaggtgctgacgggaggacggcgaggtgctgacgggaggcacggcgaggcgctgacgggagggacggcgaggtgctgacggggggacggcgaggtgctgacgggagggacggcgaggtgctgacggagGGACGGCGAGGGCTGACggggggacggcgaggtgctgacgggagggacggcgaggcgctgaCGGGAGGACTGCGAGGTGCTgacggagggacggcgaggtgctgacgggagggacgcgAGGGgctgacggcgaggtgctgacgggggACGGCGagcgctgacgggagggacggcgaggtgctgacggagggacgcgaggtgctgacgggagggacggcgaggctcTGACGGGAGGCGCGAGGTGCTGACGACGAGGTGCTGACGGAGGGACGGCGAGGGCTGACGGTGAGGtgctgatgggagggacggcgaggtgctgacgggagggacggcgaggggctgacgggagggacggcgaggtgctgacgggagggacggcgaggcgctgaGGGGAGGGActgcgaggtgctgacgggagggacggcgaggtgctgacgggagggacggcgaggtgctgacgggagggacggcgaggtgctgacgggagggacggcgaggggctgacgggagggacggcgaggtgctgacgggagggacggcgaggcgctgacgggagggacggcgagggctgacgggagggacggcgaggggctgacggcgaggtgctgacggcgaggtgctgatgggagggacggcgagggctgacggcgaggtgctgacggcgaggtgctgacgggagggatggcgaggtgctgacgggagggacggcgaggtgctgacgggggacggcgaggtgctgacgggactGCGAGGTGCTGGGGCGAGGCGCTgaggagggacggcgaggtgctgatgggagggacggcgaggtgctgatgggagggacggcgaggtgctgacgggagggacggcgaggtgctgacgggagggacggcgaggtgctgacggcgAGGGCTGaagggagggacggcgaggtgctgatggagggacggcgaggtgctgacggagGGACGGCGAGGGGCTGACGGAGGGTCGGCGAGGGGCTGACGGGAGGCACGGcgagggagggacggcgaggcctGACGGGAGGGACGCGAGgcctgacgggagggacggcgaggcgctgacgggagggacggcgagggagggacggcgaggtgctgacgggagggacggcgaggtgctgacgggagggacggcgagtgcgatgggagggacggcgaggcgctgaCGGAGAGGGACGCGACGGCGAGACGCTGACGGGAGGAAGGCgagtgctgacgggagggacggcgagtgCTGACGGgagacggcgaggtgctgatggAGGGACAGCGAGGTGCTGATGGAGGGACGGCGagggctgacgggagggacggcgaggtgctgatgggagggacggcgaggtgccgacgggagggacggcgaggtgctgatgggaggactgcgaggtgctgacgggagggctGCGAGGTGCTGCAGCTCCTCGTCCCAAACACCGTGTGAATAGGAGCTCAGAATATTGTTGTGGTCGGATTATGATGTGTAGAGATTTAGAGATAAGGGATTGTTGGAGAATATTACTGTTaggtgttgttgggttagggagggatgggggggtgttaGTTTTTGACGGTGTCGcaactctgtgtctgtctggccATTGGGCCGGGCTTGGTTGACGTCCTGGATGGATCTCCTCACCTTTGGCTTGTCAAGATCCCTTGCTTGATATTCTTCAGAAGTTATGGCTGACCCCGATGTAGGAATTAATGGGAGATCTCCACTTGGCCTTGTAACCTGGAATGTTTGGGGTAAATGGTCCAGTGCAGGCTGGGGTTTCTGCTCATCTCAACGGTCTAAACTCGGGTGTCGTATTCTACAGGTAACCCATCTGTGTGTGAATGTCCAGATAAGGCTTCACAGATATTGGGGTGGGACAAGTCTTTCATTCCGGCTATAACGGTTGGGCTAGAAGCACGGCAATACTAATCCATAAATAGGACAATTTACCCCCTCTCGGATTATGGACAATCCCAATGGTCGCTATATTATTGTCTGTGGTTTCACGGGAAAACACTCCGGTTATTTTCATAAACATTTCTGCCCCCAGCTGGGATGATCCAAATTTTGGAAATTCTTCGGTGAACCTCCTCCCTGACTTATATTCACATCGATGATTTTAGGAGGTGACCTGAACTGGGCCTTGGACTCGAAATTGACCGTTCCATGTCTAAATCTCTGAGCCCATCTGGGATGTCCAGGCACTGCCCTCATTTATGGAtggattggtggggtgggggcgggggtgtccatgccttttctgcatccaaacaggaaagaattttccttttttttctcatGTTGACCGTGCCTATTCCCGAATTGAACTTTTGATTGTTAAGTCCTCCTCCCTTCAGTGGTGACAGCCGAATACTCGGCGATTGTCATCTATGATCATGACCCTCATTTTGTTGATTTTCGTTTTGATTTTGCTCCTTCCAACACCCCCTTGGAGACCAGACGCCACTTTGATGTCTGATGATAATTTTGTGGGCATTTGTCTGCTGCCATTGCAGACTTTATTAACCTCACAAAACAGAGTCAATATCTCCTTCGACACTCTGGAAACCCTAAAGGCCGTCATAAGGGGGAGATTATCTCATATCAGGCTCACATCATGAAAACGGAGAGATGGAACGACaaaggctggtggactccatcttGAAAGTTGACCGTCAATACTCACTTGCCCCACAGATCGACTGATTCACAGAACAAATTTACAGCTCCAATTTGAATTGATATCTACGGATAAGGCCTACATCAGTTACGACGTTCCAGGGGCACCGTCTATGAACATGGGAGGAGGCGGGGAGCCTTCCTGCACATCCACTCGAGGCAGACTGCCTCTCGAGAAACCCCTTTGGTTTGGAACAAGGAAGGTACTTGGTTTCAGCTCCTCTCCAGGTCAATGCGGCTTTCAGCTCGTATTACCATGAGCTGTCTGAGTCAGAGCTTCTCCAAACACTTCAGGTGTGAAGAGTTTTCTAGATGGTCTGCACATCCCGACCATATAGGAAAGCAGGAGTCGGAATTGACTCCCCGTTATTCCCAGAAGAACACTGAATGTACTGGTGGCTGCAATCTGGCAGAAAGGACCCAGCAGAGTGTGGGTCAAACCgacccatttcacttcttaacaCAGATGTTAACTGTTGGCTCAGGTCCTGGCTTCCCAATGGagcccagtgtcccagttatAGTGTCTGAGGATCGGACAGGCTTTATTAAAGGGTGACGTGTGTCTGCCAATGTCCGACACTTCTCTTAAACATTGTCCTTTCGCCGCCGCTGCCTGGAACCTGAAGTCATCGTATctttggatgcagagaaagtATTGGATAGGGTGGAATGGAACTACCTCGGAATATTTAGTTTTGGCCCTAACTGTACCTCTGGCCCCTAAAGCCAACATCTGTACAAATACGGTATCTTTATAATACTTTCCATGAGGCAGAACAATAGACAGAGCTGTTGCCTTTCCCCGCTGCTCTTTGCATTTGCTATTGAATCTGTCGATAGGGTTGAGGTCATCTGGGTAtcactctatgccgatgatctACTTCTGTATATTTCAGTCCCTCTGTAGATAACATAATGAGGATACTTGCACATTCGGCACCATGCTATCTACTGGGGCCTTTTTTTTGATAGATTATAATAGATTTTACAGGTGTCCCTAGAACCTGGCCCCCTGGCAGCAATATTTGGAGTCTCGGACTTACCGACTCCATTCGGGGT
The sequence above is drawn from the Scyliorhinus canicula unplaced genomic scaffold, sScyCan1.1, whole genome shotgun sequence genome and encodes:
- the LOC119960640 gene encoding uncharacterized protein LOC119960640, translated to MCPIHSTGAQCAGAVLYLEHAHCHPARSSASAEGAVSAVEDFLLRRNILSAPVKHPQNPLCCSADSIGGFTFEIREIVPEDIQRGRFAARNLKPNFTLRSNRDTRFVSTGETIGRFTIRVTGKAPRHTMGKPWKCGDCGMEFIFPVCAGNSSTYSHQGETVHLLSVWEGIYCFIQPADTAASSHRGDAIHLLSVSARIHRFIQPADTPGGSH